The genome window GGATGCTGCTCGTCTGCAATCCGCACAATCCGACGGGACGGGTGCTGACGACCAGCGAGCTGGCGGCGCTGGCGCAGATCGCGCTCGAGCGCGATCTCGTCGTCGTCAGTGACGAGATCCACTCCGATCTCGTGTACCCGGGCCGTGCGCACGTACCGATGGCCAGCCTCGGCAGCGAGATCGCCGCGCGTACGATCACGTTGTCGTCGGCGAGCAAGGCGTTCAACATCGCCGGTCTTCGCTGTGCCGTTGCGGTGTTCGGAACCCCCGAGCTGCAGCAGAGTTTCAACCGCATTCATCGCCACGCTCGCGGAGGCCTCGGTTCGTTCGGGCTCGCGGCGACCGCTGCCGCATGGACCGAAGGCCAACCATGGCTCGACGAAGTGCTCGCCTACCTGCAGGGCAATCGCGACCTGGTCGCCGACCACGCCGGCAGCTGCTGGCCCGGAGTCGTGCACTTTGCACCGGAAGCGACGTACCTCGCGTGGCTCGACTTTGGCGCGCTCGCGCTCGGCCGCTCCCCGCAGCGGTACTTTCTCGACAGTGCGCGCGTGCTGCTGTCGCCGGGCGAGGATTTCGGCGAGGCCGGGCGCGGCTGCGTGCGCCTGAACTTCGCAACGTCGCGGCCGATTCTTCGCGAGATTCTCGCGCGCCTCGACGGCGCGATCGAAAAGGCCGGGCAAGTCCGGTGAACGACAGGCCCAGGCGCGGCGGGCCCGGCGTCGGTCGGGCGCGGACGCGGCGCCGTCGCGGTTTTGCGTTGCAACGGCCAGCGGCATAAGCGCGGGACGAAATGGAAGAGAAGGATTTCATCGACGCCGGGCTGTACGATCCGGCCGCTCCCGACGCCGCCGGTCGCCTGGCGCTGCTAGGCTGGCTCGTCGCCAGGGGAATCACGCTCGAACAGATGACCCGGCACACAAAGGGCCTTTCCGGTCTCGCCGGCGACCTCGCGCTCAGACCCGGTCCCCGCTTTTCGCCGCGCGAGGTGGCCGAACGCGAGGCGATCGCGCTCGAAGACGTGATGACGCTTTCGCTCGCATCGGGCTTTGCTCCGGCCGATCCGGACGAGCCAACGTTCACCGAAGCGGACACGTCGGTTTTTGCAGCTTTCATGGGCGGCGCAGGAATGTTCGGCCGGGACGCGGTTCTGCGCTTCACGCGCGTCGTCGGCTCGTCGATGGCGCGCATCGCGGAGGCGGCAGTTTCGCTGTTCCAGGCCGAAGTCGAGCAGAAGCTGATCGACTCGGGCGCCTCGGAGCTCCACCTCGCCCAGCAGAACCTGACCGCAATCGAGAACCTCGGCAACGTCCGCTCGCTGCTCCACAACCTGTTCGCGGTCCACATGGAAACGGCGATACGCCGCATCCGGGAAGCCCGGCTCTCCCGCTCCCCCGACGCCGTGCGGTTCGCCGTCGGATTCGTCGACCTCGTCGGTTTCACGACGATCACCCGCGACATCCACGCACACGAGCTCGACCTCCTCGTCAGCCGCTTCGAGAACATCGCCTACGACGTCGTCGCGAT of Candidatus Binatia bacterium contains these proteins:
- a CDS encoding PatB family C-S lyase, whose protein sequence is MDMDDLDIAALRRLGGVKWADCDDGAIAAWVADMDFPVAEPIARALSQMLERSDLGYPVAPRPGALPSIFAARMRERFGWDFDPERVEVVTDVVQALHLAVDTFSEAGDSIITPLPIYPPFLEAVEGQGRVAVWQRYVASGDGYRIDVPRLRSELQPATRMLLVCNPHNPTGRVLTTSELAALAQIALERDLVVVSDEIHSDLVYPGRAHVPMASLGSEIAARTITLSSASKAFNIAGLRCAVAVFGTPELQQSFNRIHRHARGGLGSFGLAATAAAWTEGQPWLDEVLAYLQGNRDLVADHAGSCWPGVVHFAPEATYLAWLDFGALALGRSPQRYFLDSARVLLSPGEDFGEAGRGCVRLNFATSRPILREILARLDGAIEKAGQVR
- a CDS encoding adenylate cyclase regulatory domain-containing protein translates to MEEKDFIDAGLYDPAAPDAAGRLALLGWLVARGITLEQMTRHTKGLSGLAGDLALRPGPRFSPREVAEREAIALEDVMTLSLASGFAPADPDEPTFTEADTSVFAAFMGGAGMFGRDAVLRFTRVVGSSMARIAEAAVSLFQAEVEQKLIDSGASELHLAQQNLTAIENLGNVRSLLHNLFAVHMETAIRRIREARLSRSPDAVRFAVGFVDLVGFTTITRDIHAHELDLLVSRFENIAYDVVAMHDGRLVKLIGDEVMFVTRSTEAACSIALTLFERFALDGGVTPRGAIAYGDMLVRGGDYYGPIVNLASRVAQIAVPNELLVTAEVASLATGGALSFEAAGKRMLKGFDAPIALMTAARAK